In bacterium BMS3Abin02, the sequence CGATCGCCTGTTCGTCGCCAACTGGGTGCCGGCCAAGGACACGTGGCGGCTCACCGCCACCCTCCCCCTGCTGTGGTCCGCGAAACGGATCATCTTCCTCGTCTCGGGTGCAGGCAAGGCGCGCGCCCTGAAGAAGATCCTGCAGGGCGCGGTGCTGGCACCTGCGGCGAGGATGCTGGACGGCGCGGCAGATGTCGTCTGGATGGTGGACGAGGAGGCAGCTCGACTCCTGTGAGGAGAACCGCTGCGCTCGCCGTCTTCGCCCTCGTCTTCGTCGCGTGCAGCTCGAACTCGGTCGCCACGACGCTGCCGGCGACGACGGTGCCTCCGAACACATCGAGTACGACGGCCGCGACGAGCACGACATCTCTCACGACGACGTCTCTTCCTGCGACCACGGTCACGACCACCACGGTCACGACCACCACGGTCACGACGCCCCCGCCCGGGGCGGTGCACGTCCCGTTCACGTCGACGCTGAGCCTCGACATCTACGGATCCGGAGGGCCGACGGTGGTCCTCTTCCACGGTGGAGGGTGGGTGACCGGTTCGCCGGCAGACATCGCGCCGCTCGCCGAAGCGATCGCGCAGCGAAGCGCTGTCGTCTTCAACGCGCCCTATCGGCTCACCTTCGAGGGAGGGGGATTCCCGATGACGTTCGAAGATGCTGCATGCGCAGTCCGTTTCGCGGCCGCGCACACCGCCGAATACGGGGGCGATCCGGACCGACTCATCGTGGTCGGATACTCCGCGGGTGCCCAGATCGCGGCCGTGGTCGCACTCGCAGGCGACACGTTCGACGGAGACTGCCTCGTCGAGATGAACGACACGCTCCCGACCAGGCTGGTGGGCCTTGCCGGCCCGTACAACACCGACGCCCTGGGGCCGCTGCTCGAACCGTTCTTCGGAACCGACCCGGCTGTCGATCCGGAGCCGTGGCGGCTCGGGAATCCGCTCACCTACCTCGGCCGCAACCCCGACCTCGTCGTTCGACTCATTCACGGAGACCAGGATCAAATCGTCCCTCTCGTCTTCTCGCAGTACTTCGAACAACAGCTGTCCGACCACGGCTACGACGTGACGTTGACCGTCGTTCCCGGAGCGGACCACGGTGACATCGCAGACCCGGCCGCGTACGGTGGCCTCGCCGTCGATGCAGCCGTGGGGTGATCGGCTCAAGCCCGGGGCGCTCTTGCCGATATCTGACTCGTGGACGCTGGGCACGAAATTCGCTCCGGATTGACAAGCGCGCTCTTCGCGCTCGTCCTCGCCGTCGCAATGATTCTGCTCGTCGCCTCACCGGCGCGTGCAGACGCGACGTCGGACGCAGAAGCCTGTTTCCTGTCCAAGATCAACGCCGCCAG encodes:
- the nlhH gene encoding carboxylesterase NlhH, whose product is MRRTAALAVFALVFVACSSNSVATTLPATTVPPNTSSTTAATSTTSLTTTSLPATTVTTTTVTTTTVTTPPPGAVHVPFTSTLSLDIYGSGGPTVVLFHGGGWVTGSPADIAPLAEAIAQRSAVVFNAPYRLTFEGGGFPMTFEDAACAVRFAAAHTAEYGGDPDRLIVVGYSAGAQIAAVVALAGDTFDGDCLVEMNDTLPTRLVGLAGPYNTDALGPLLEPFFGTDPAVDPEPWRLGNPLTYLGRNPDLVVRLIHGDQDQIVPLVFSQYFEQQLSDHGYDVTLTVVPGADHGDIADPAAYGGLAVDAAVG